A window of Zingiber officinale cultivar Zhangliang chromosome 5A, Zo_v1.1, whole genome shotgun sequence contains these coding sequences:
- the LOC121981840 gene encoding uncharacterized protein LOC121981840 — protein sequence MPRPLLVLLLLFLLIHSSIRVARGHEHDDKEEHSCEASPDVRVLAGFQPGVITVDGHADDWADIDGSEFPLLPALDFDEDKAYGGGQLVVKAVHDGINVFFMLQVNGEYAYSTGNSKQCPSVALMFQVGENATYQNMGGCADMPGTCTAKSCRGHEVDIMHFSLGNAIPGRLYGGNLMDNLNGTGKDSFGHLVDLYAWNPHCRNLDGIGPSANTSNAQNDWRGAWWHSSLNFHSGLVEEDSPYGKGGEKGTYFFEFSRPLRTMDHFQQDVQFTIGQASKVAVAFWYPTDGKAWSKSDHFSASCNWLPLDIASASSSRLSSSSSNGSWNSASAFALLLSVVSFCVSVFIGYRVARTKAMPFTPIDTL from the exons ATGCCTCGTCCTctcctcgtcctcctcctcctcttcctcctcatccaCTCCTCGATTCGTGTCGCACGAGGCCATGAACACGATGATAAGGAGGAGCACAGCTGCGAGGCGAGTCCCGATGTCCGCGTTCTCGCCGGGTTCCAGCCCGGAGTGATCACCGTCGACGGTCACGCGGACGACTGGGCCGACATTGATGGATCTGAGTTTCCTCTCCTTCCTGCGCTTGACTTTGACGAGGATAAGGCCTATGGAGGCGGACAATTGGTAGTCAAA gCTGTTCATGATGGCATTAATGTATTCTTCATGCTTCAAGTTAATGGTGAATATGCTTATTCCACTGG aaacaGTAAACAATGCCCTTCTGTTGCTCTCATGTTTCAAGTGGGGGAAAATGCCACATATCAGAAT ATGGGAGGGTGTGCTGACATGCCTGGTACTTGCACTGCTAAAAGCTGCCGTGGTCATGAAGTAGACATTATGCACTTTTCACTTGGTAATGCTATTCCCGGGCGGCTATATGGTGGTAATCTCATGGACAACTTAAATGGGACTGGGAAAGATAG TTTTGGTCACCTAGTTGATCTATATGCATGGAATCCTCATTGCCGAAATCTTGATGGAATTGGCCCTTCAG CAAATACTTCAAATGCTCAAAATGATTGGCGAGGAGCCTGGTGGCACAGTAGTCTAAACTTTCATTCAG GTTTGGTTGAGGAAGACAGTCCATATGGAAAAGGTGGCGAAAAGGGTACTTATTTCTTTGAATTCTCAAGACCCTTGAGGACAATGGACCATTTCCAACAA GATGTCCAATTCACAATCGGTCAGGCCAGCAAGGTGGCTGTTGCATTCTGGTATCCGACCGATGGGAAAGCTTGGAGCAAATCTGATCATTTTTCTGCCAGTTGCAATTGGTTACCTTTGGACATTGCATCAGCTTCTTCTTCCCGGCTGTCCTCGTCTTCCTCAAATGGTTCATGGAACTCAGCATCTGCATTTGCTTTGCTGCTCTCAGTAGTTTCTTTCTGTGTTTCAGTTTTCATAGGATACCGAGTTGCAAGAACTAAAGCCATGCCATTCACACCGATCGACACTCTATGA